In Lepus europaeus isolate LE1 chromosome 9, mLepTim1.pri, whole genome shotgun sequence, the following are encoded in one genomic region:
- the LOC133766217 gene encoding putative KHDC1-like protein: MRGTGQRAPIVTPWWTVPANFENPVNLLVEDEEVEQIFGQDDKYLRCIEEHSNTLIQLDRYYVACSYTRIIITGPVRSQRWLMYMMSCLRIDDPDLQAEGLEMLQHVRSEPLTKEDIHKIEAEHQTSPEGREHEWDHFP; encoded by the coding sequence ATGCGGGGCACAGGACAGAGGGCTCCCATCGTGACGCCGTGGTGGACGGTACCTGCGAACTTTGAGAACCCAGTGAACCTTCTCGTTGAAGATGAAGAAGTGGAGCAAATATTCGGCCAAGATGACAAGTACCTCCGGTGCATCGAGGAGCACAGTAACACCCTCATTCAACTGGACAGGTACTATGTGGCCTGCAGCTACACTCGCATCATCATCACCGGACCTGTTAGGTCACAACGATGGCTGATGTACATGATGAGTTGCCTGAGGATCGACGATCCTGACCTTCAGGCCGAAGGCCTTGAGATGTTGCAGCATGTGCGCAGTGAACCGCTGACCAAGGAGGACATTCATAAGATCGAGGCGGAGCACCAGACCTCTCCCGAAGGCCGTGAGCACGAGTGGGACCATTTCCCTTGA